GGTCAGCGCCGACACCCTCGGGCACGGCTCCCTCGACCGCGCGCTCGGCGCGGGTGGCGAGGCACACACCGAAAAGCCCAACCTGGTCTCCGACCTGCCGATCGCCGGCACGTTCACCGACACCGTCGGCGCGACCCGCGCGGTCGACGCGGTCGGCCTGAGCGGTACCACGACCACACTGCTCAACGGCGCGAACGGGATGAGCGCGAACGCCGGCAACATGGACAACCTGGTGCCCGCGGCGTCCGATGTGGACGCTTCGCGCGCGGGTGCCGCCGTGCCCGCCTCGCTCGGCCTCATCCCGGGTGACGCGATCCCGGGCGTGAGCACCCGCAAGGCGGTCCGCGGCAACACAAACGGTGTCGCCCGTTCCACCGGTTCGCAGGCGCAGGACATGGTGCCCGCCCTGATCGGCGAGGCCATGACGGCGCGGAACCCGGAGCTGTTCACCCGCTCGTTCGAGTACGGCCAGCCGGAGGCCCTGCCGCCGGTCGCCACGCTCCCGCTGGTCGGCGACCTGAACCTCAAGGGCGTGCCGGGCGCGGCGGACAACCCGACCGGTGACCTGCCGCTCGTCAGCGCGCTCGGCGACCTCGGCCTGCCCGGCGGTGCCGCGCCGGCCACGACGCTCCCCGCGCCCGCCGCGGCGGACGACACGGACGCCAAGGCGCCGTCGCACCGCCGGCACAGCACGAACGAGCGCCCGGTGGCCGGCGAGGACGCCGACTACACCGAGGCCGCCCAGATCGGGCTGCCGCTGGTGGGCGACATCAACAACGTCACCCGCGTGCTGCCCACCAACGGCAGCCTGGCGGGCACGCCCGGTCTGGCATACATGCCGTTCTGAGCGTTCCACCGCTGAGGGGCGTGGGTCAATCCGACCCGCGCCCCTCAGTCTTTTCTGCCTTGCCCAGCAGGCGTTCGAGCAGCCGCGGGTCGCCGGGCCAGGCGGCGAGGAGGACCTCCCGGGGCACCTGGCGGCCGGCGTACCGCAGAGCGAGCGCCACCACGACGATGTCGTCGAGCGGGCCGATGACCGGCAGGAACTCGGGGATCAGGTCGATCGGGCTGGCCACCCAGATCCCGGCCACGACGATCGCCACCTTGGCCCGCCGCGGCACGCGCGGGTCTTTGCGCAGCCGCCGCACGGTCGTCACGCAGTCCGGGATGAACGCGGCGAGGTCCCGGAGCACTCCCGGCGGCAGCCGGCGGGCCAGCAGCAGGAGCAACGCCCAGCTGGCGACGACACACCCGGCCGCGATGGCCAGTCCGATCAGCCAGCTCCGCACGAGCCGAGGCTAGCGCGCTTTCGCCACGAGCGAGGGCCTCCCGGTGGCCACCCCGCCTGACGAGGGGTGAGGTCAGCGGGCGCCTTGCTTTTCGGCGTACGTGGCAAGCCACGCGACCTGGACCGGGTCCAGCGACGGCCGGATCCGCTCGCGGGCGGTGGTCACGTGGGCGGCCGTCACCGATGACGCCTCCAGCGATTCGCGCATCGCGGCCAGTGCGGCCTCGCGGATCAGCGCGGCGCAGTCGGCGGCGGAAAAGCCCTCCAGCGACCCCGCGAGGGCCTGCAGATCCACGTCTTCGGCCAAGGGGACGCTGCGGGACGACGCGCGCAGGATCTCGCCGCGGGCCTCGGCGTCCGGTGGCGGGACGTACACGAGGCGCTCCAGGCGGCCTGGGCGGAGCAGGGCCGCGTCGACAAGGTCGGGGCGGTTGGTGGCGCCCACCACTACCACGTTGCGGAGCTCTTCCACGCCGTCCAGCTCGGTGAGGAGCGCGGCCACTACGCGATCGGTGGTGCCGCCGTCGGTGGCCTGGCCGCGGATGGGTGCCAGCGCGTCCACCTCGTCCAGGAAGACAAGCGTCGGCGCGGCTTCGCGGGCCCGGCGGAAGAGCTCGCGCACCGCGCGCTCGCTGTCGCCCACCCACTTGGAGAGCAGCTCGGCGCCCTTGACCGAGAGCACGTTCGCCTTGCCGGTGCCCGCGATCGCCTTGACCAGAAAGGTCTTGCCGCAACCGGGCGGCCCGTAGAGCAGGACACCGCGCGGCGGCTGCACGCCCAGCCGGGCGAACGTGTCGGGGTACGTGAGGGGCCACAGCACCGACTCGGTCAGCATCTGCTTGACCTCGACCATGTCGCCCACGTCATCGAGCGTCACGGCGGCAAGCTCTAGTGTGGACTGTGCCATCGAGGTGGGGCGGACGACCTCCAGCGCCGCCTCGAAGTCGGCCATCGACACCGTGTGCGTGGGGGTGTCCTGCGCGTCGGAGGAGCGGATGCGCAGCGCGGCTCGTACACCGGCCTCGCGGGCGAGCGCGGCGAGGTCGGCGGCGACGAAGCCCGGCGTGCGGCCGGCCACGTCGTCGAGGCGCACGTCTTCGGCCAGGGGCATGCCCCGGGTGAGCACGGCCAGCTGCTCGCGGCGCATCGCGGCGTCCGGGAGGGCCACCGCGAGCTGCACCGCCAGCAGGTCGGGCCCGCGCAGCGCGGGATCGACGGACTCGGGGCGGCTGGTGGTGCAGACGACCGCGGCGCCGGCGCGGACCAGCTCGGCGATCAGCTGGCGGAAGACCGTCGACAGTGGACCGGGCTGCTCGCGTGGCGCGAGAGCCTCGACATCGGAGACGAGGAGCACGGCGGGACCGCCCGCCCGCGCTGCCGCCGCGGCCGAGCGCAGTCGCGCCGCCGCGTCGTTGTTGGTGAGCGCGGCGACCTCGGGAGCCCAGACGGTGGTGACGGCGGCGCCCACGGCGGCGGCGACCGCGCGCACGAGCGCCGACTTGCCCGAGCCGGCCGGGCCGGTGATGAGCACGCCGAGCGCGACGGTGGTGCCGAGCCTGGTGAGCACCTCGCGGTGGTGGAAGCCGAGGTCGAGCAGCTCGCGCAGCTCCTGGGCCTGGGTGCGCAGCCCGGGCAGGTCGTCGACGGACGGCGCCTCCTCGGCCGCGGAGGCGGTCGCGGGCGGCTGGACCGCCACCGAGCCGGGCTCGTGCGTGGCGTGCCCGCCCTCCCAGGCGACCACGGTGTCCATTGTGACCAGTGCCGCGTCGGCCGGCTCGACGGCGGTGACCGTGAGCAGGGTGCTCGTCCACGCGTACCCCACCGTGTTGGCGAGGCTGCGCCGCGCGGCCTGGATGAGCGCGCGGACGCCGGACTCGGTCACCACGTCCTGGGGCAGGAGCGAGACGTTGTCACCGGCGGTGACCACCTTGCCGAGCAGCGCGAGGCGAAGCATCTCGGGGAGACGGCGGCGACGATCTCGACGGGCCCGGCCAGCGCGACCCGGCGGGCGCCCACGACCGGCGCGGGCGCGACGGTGATCTGGCCGCCGTCGCGGACACCGAGGTTTCCGAGGATGAGGTCGTCGGCGTAGAGCAGCGCGCGGCTGGCGCCCGGCTCGGCGCGGGCCGCGATGCCCGCCGTCGCGCGCCGCCCGGTCAGCCGCACCGGGTCGCCGGGGTTGAGGTCGAGCGCGCTCAGCACCTCGGGGTGGAGCCGCACCACGCCGCGCCGGGCGTCCAGTGCCGCCGGACGCATGCTTGCGGTCAGCGTGAGATCGCGTTCGGCCACCCGCCGAGAGTAGCCCGCGAGGTCATCCTGAGAGGCTTCTCAGCCAGGCCGGTGCGGCGCGCCGTACCGTTTGCGTCATGCCAGGCATCCGGTCCGTCCGCGTGCGCCGCGCCCTGCCCGTTGCCGCGGTCACGTTCGCCCTGCTCGCGGCCGCCACGGTGTGGGTGGCCTGGCCGGAGTCGAAGGTGTATTCGACCGAGGAGCAGATCGTCACCGTCCGTTCCGGGCCGGGCGGCGACGAGCGGGTCGACCTGGACACGACGCTTTACCTGCCCAGCGACCGGGAAGGTGCGGTGCCGGCGGTGCTGCTGGCACATGGCTTCGGTGGCACCAAGGAGAGCGTGCGCACGGACGCGGAAGATCTCGCGGGGCTCGGCTACGCGGTGCTGGCGTACACGGCGCGCGGCTTCGGGCGCAGCGGCGGCGAGATCCACCTGGACAGCCCCGACTACGAGGTGCGCGACGCCCAGCGGCTGATCGACTGGCTCGCCGCCCGTCCCGAGGTGCGCAAGGACGCCGGCGGTGACCCGAGGGTGGGTGTGGTCGGCGGCTCGTACGGCGGCGGCCTCGCCCTCATGCTCGCCGCCCAGGACCAGCGGGTCGACGCGATCGTCCCGATGATCACGTGGAACGACCTGGCCCGCTCGTTCCTCCCCGAGGCCACCGGCGCAGACCCGGTCGGCGGCGTGTTCAAGAAGGGGTGGGCCGGGCTCTTCTTCGGCGGCAGCGCCGGCATCGGCACCGATCCCACCTGCGGGCGCTTCGCGCGGGACGTCTGCGAGATGTACCAGCGCACCGCCACCACCGGCCGGGCCACCCCCGAAGCAGTCGCGCTGCTGCGCCGCTCCAGCCCTTCGACGGTGCTCGATCGGATCAAGGCGCCCACCCTGCTGATCCAGGGCGAGGCGGACACGCTCTTCCCGCTCTCCGAGGCGGACGCCAACGCGCGTGGCATCGCGGCCAACGGCACGCCGGTGCGCGTCGCCTGGTTCACCGGTGGCCACGACGGCGGCGACGGTCCCCGCACCGACCGCGACAGGGTGCGATTTCTGACCGGGCAGTGGCTCGACCACTACGTCAAGGGCGAGGGCGACGCGCCCGCCAACAGCTTCACCTGGTCGCGCGTCGCCGGCTTCGACGCGATGGACCGCGGCCTCGTCACCAACGGCTACTCGGCCGACGACTACCCCGGCCTCGCCGGCACGGCCACGGAGCGGGTGGCGCTGGCCGGCCCGCCGCAGCCGATCGCCAACCCGCCGGGTGGCAACCCCGCCGCCATCTCCACCGTGCCGGGTGGGGGTGGCCTGGTCAGCGCCGCCTCCGAGGTGGGTGGGCTGATCGGCGACCTGCCCGGGCAGCACGCCATCTTCCAGTCGGAGCCGCTCGCCTCGGCGGTCGACATCGCGGGTGCACCCACCGTCTCCATCCGCGCCGCGTCGCCCACCGGCGAGGCGGTGCTCTTCGTCAAGCTCTACGACGTCGACGAGGGTGGCGCCGCCACGCTTCCCGGCGGCATCGTCGCCCCGGTACGGCTGACCGGCCTGCCCGCCGACCCCGCCCAGGCGCGCGCGGTCACCGTGACGCTGCCGGCGATCGTGCGGCGGGTCGAGGCCGGACACCGGCTGCGGGTCGTCGTGGCCACCTCCGACCAGGGGTACGCCACGCCGGCCGAGCCCGCCCTCTACACGGTCGCCCTCGGCGGGGACGGGATCACCGTGCCGACGGTCACCGGCGAGCCGATCCCCACGACAGCGGTGCTGTGGCGCTGGGTGCTCGCCGGGCTGATCGCCGCCGTGCTGCTGGGGCTCGCGGTGGTCCTCCTGGTCGTGCGGCGCCGGCACCGCCGCGCCGATTCGACAATCCGGGAGGAGTACGCGCAGACGCCGCTCGTGGTCAGCCAACTGCGCAAGGAGTACGCGGACGGCTTCGTAGCGGTATCCAATGTGGACTTCAAGGTCGAGCGGGGCCAGGTCGTCGGCCTGCTCGGTCCGAACGGCGCGGGCAAGACCACCACCCTGCGCGTGCTGATGGGCCTGACCCAGCCCAGCGGTGGCGAGATCTACGTCTTCGGCCACCGGCTCGTGTCCGGCTCGCCGGTGCTGTCCCGCCTCGGCGCGCTGGTCGAGGGGCCGGGCTTCCTGCCGCATCTGAGCGGCCTGGACAACTTGAGGGCGTACTGGCGGGCGACCGGCCGGCCGGAGCGGGACGCGCGGCTCGACGAGGCCGTGGAGATCGCCGGGCTCGGCGACTCGATCCACCGCAAGGTGCGCAAGTACAGCCACGGCATGAAGCAGCGCCTGGCCATCGCGCAGGCCATGCTGGGCCAGCCGGAGCTGCTGGTGCTCGACGAGCCGACCGACGGGCTCGACCCGCCCCAGATCGCCGAGATGCGGCGGGTGCTCAAGCGGTACGCCACCGGCGGTCGGGCGGTGCTCGTCTCCAGCCACCTGCTCGCCGAGGTGGAGCAGACCTGCACGCACGCGGTGGTGGTCAACAAGGGCGAGATCGTGGCGTCCGGCCCGGTCGAGGACATCGTCGGCG
The window above is part of the Phytohabitans houttuyneae genome. Proteins encoded here:
- a CDS encoding YkvA family protein, whose amino-acid sequence is MRSWLIGLAIAAGCVVASWALLLLLARRLPPGVLRDLAAFIPDCVTTVRRLRKDPRVPRRAKVAIVVAGIWVASPIDLIPEFLPVIGPLDDIVVVALALRYAGRQVPREVLLAAWPGDPRLLERLLGKAEKTEGRGSD
- a CDS encoding alpha/beta fold hydrolase, yielding MPGIRSVRVRRALPVAAVTFALLAAATVWVAWPESKVYSTEEQIVTVRSGPGGDERVDLDTTLYLPSDREGAVPAVLLAHGFGGTKESVRTDAEDLAGLGYAVLAYTARGFGRSGGEIHLDSPDYEVRDAQRLIDWLAARPEVRKDAGGDPRVGVVGGSYGGGLALMLAAQDQRVDAIVPMITWNDLARSFLPEATGADPVGGVFKKGWAGLFFGGSAGIGTDPTCGRFARDVCEMYQRTATTGRATPEAVALLRRSSPSTVLDRIKAPTLLIQGEADTLFPLSEADANARGIAANGTPVRVAWFTGGHDGGDGPRTDRDRVRFLTGQWLDHYVKGEGDAPANSFTWSRVAGFDAMDRGLVTNGYSADDYPGLAGTATERVALAGPPQPIANPPGGNPAAISTVPGGGGLVSAASEVGGLIGDLPGQHAIFQSEPLASAVDIAGAPTVSIRAASPTGEAVLFVKLYDVDEGGAATLPGGIVAPVRLTGLPADPAQARAVTVTLPAIVRRVEAGHRLRVVVATSDQGYATPAEPALYTVALGGDGITVPTVTGEPIPTTAVLWRWVLAGLIAAVLLGLAVVLLVVRRRHRRADSTIREEYAQTPLVVSQLRKEYADGFVAVSNVDFKVERGQVVGLLGPNGAGKTTTLRVLMGLTQPSGGEIYVFGHRLVSGSPVLSRLGALVEGPGFLPHLSGLDNLRAYWRATGRPERDARLDEAVEIAGLGDSIHRKVRKYSHGMKQRLAIAQAMLGQPELLVLDEPTDGLDPPQIAEMRRVLKRYATGGRAVLVSSHLLAEVEQTCTHAVVVNKGEIVASGPVEDIVGDSPTVRLDVSDVDAAEAVLQGLSGVRSVTGDGPNGLVVDINGTARSEVVAELVRAGVGVDRVVPRRRLEDAFLALVGDNSRGSGDR